A stretch of Rhizobium sp. TH2 DNA encodes these proteins:
- a CDS encoding DUF2244 domain-containing protein: protein MTIVDDQTPFNSEPKFNSEPVFKAVLTPYRSLGRNGFRIVIGLTLAFCLFNMAFFFITGALPVAMFFGLDFALLYGAFYLNYRAARAREEVSVSRTELSIRKVSPSGRARESRYNPFWAKFQVDRHHEFGITGMAVTGEGRRTPVGNFLNPDDRESFARAFTSALASVKRRI, encoded by the coding sequence ATGACGATAGTGGACGACCAGACCCCGTTCAACAGCGAGCCAAAGTTCAACAGCGAGCCTGTGTTCAAAGCCGTGCTGACGCCGTATCGCTCGCTCGGCCGCAATGGCTTCAGGATCGTGATCGGCCTGACGCTCGCCTTCTGCCTGTTCAACATGGCGTTCTTCTTCATAACAGGCGCGCTGCCGGTGGCGATGTTCTTCGGCCTCGATTTCGCGCTACTCTACGGCGCTTTCTACCTCAATTACCGCGCGGCCCGCGCGCGGGAAGAAGTGTCGGTATCGCGCACGGAGCTATCCATCCGCAAGGTCTCGCCCTCGGGGCGCGCCCGAGAGAGCCGCTACAATCCGTTCTGGGCGAAGTTCCAGGTCGATCGTCACCATGAATTCGGCATCACAGGCATGGCGGTAACGGGCGAGGGGCGCCGGACACCGGTCGGCAATTTTCTCAATCCCGATGACCGGGAGAGCTTTGCCCGCGCGTTCACATCGGCACTGGCCAGCGTGAAACGCCGGATTTGA